The following are encoded in a window of Aerococcus sanguinicola genomic DNA:
- a CDS encoding YkyA family protein, translating to MKKRLKWVLAASSLFFLGACSNSPEASVEKLYDSAGEMTSSLNHLQVGEDKLQEAFDHDIAADESLKTLSQRGSETQQNLAYREKNYEQLKAAFDDFSQSMQALEEGKNSSDEAAYAHTDVAEPAQTVIDNLSAYLDSYRQMLDKETDYYQSLKSEDANFETFQGGMKEINQFHSQAQDKLRASEDALEALNQLSEQRKEADNGK from the coding sequence TTGAAGAAACGATTGAAATGGGTGCTAGCAGCTTCTAGCCTCTTCTTCTTAGGTGCTTGCTCCAACAGCCCAGAAGCAAGCGTTGAAAAACTGTACGATTCAGCAGGTGAAATGACTAGCTCGCTTAACCATCTCCAAGTAGGTGAAGACAAGTTGCAGGAAGCCTTCGACCATGATATTGCAGCTGATGAAAGTCTAAAAACACTAAGCCAGCGTGGAAGTGAGACTCAACAAAACCTAGCCTATCGGGAGAAAAACTATGAGCAATTGAAAGCAGCCTTCGATGATTTTAGCCAAAGCATGCAGGCCTTAGAAGAAGGCAAGAATTCATCTGATGAGGCGGCCTATGCCCATACCGATGTGGCCGAACCTGCCCAGACTGTCATTGACAACCTATCCGCCTATCTCGACAGCTACCGGCAGATGCTCGATAAGGAGACGGACTATTACCAGTCGCTAAAATCTGAAGACGCCAATTTTGAGACCTTCCAGGGCGGAATGAAGGAAATTAATCAATTCCACAGCCAGGCCCAAGACAAGCTAAGGGCTAGCGAAGATGCCTTAGAAGCCCTCAACCAATTAAGCGAACAAAGAAAGGAGGCCGACAATGGCAAATAG